Genomic window (Falco cherrug isolate bFalChe1 chromosome 4, bFalChe1.pri, whole genome shotgun sequence):
GGTTGCCAATACCTGGTAGGCAGCCAGGTGAGAAAGATGTGGAGGCAGAGTGAACAAGCAGTAAGTGGCACTGTAACTAAGCTAAAACCTGGCACAAGCCTCCACTTGCACTGCAGTCttacaaaacaaactgaaagacactgaaaatacaCTTACTACAATCAGTAATTCTCTGTCCTGGTAGGAGCCCTCTGCTAGCTAAAAGGATACACTTGGCAGGTCCCAGCCTTCAGGAATGAAGTTCCCCTCTCAGGAGGGGAAGCACCTTTgcaagcccaggctggggccGGCACACCTGGCTGGCAGTCCTGGAGCCAGCCCACAATCAGAACTCCCGCACACTCCGGGCAGATCATCATCTTAGGCCAGAAACCTGTCATGTGAAACCTACCTGTGTTTTATAGTCTGGCAACAGCTACGGACAGTAAAAGTGGAGGACGGAACGTGACCCTAGCTCCCACTGCAGTCATACATCACGCCTgtcacagggcagggggagagctGGCCAGCCGCCCAGCCAGCCCTGGTGTGTATCGCCAGTTCTGGTTATGCAAAGGCATAGGAACAGGGGTCCTCTTTCTCAAAGAGTTGCAGTTTGATTTCACCAGAGAAATACTGGaagaagagaaggggaagaataCCCATGCACAGCCAGCTGGCCAACAGAAGCAAGCAGACAGGAGGGCATAGCTGCATAGAAGAAACAAAGCCAGAGGAAGGCAGAATGAAGCTGGGGCTCAGCAGAGAAGTGCTGCAGCAAATAGCTTTCCAATCCGGCCTGAGCAGACCTCTCCAGACTGGCTGCTCCAGCCAAGTGCAAGCCTTCCAGGAGGATTTCACAGAGCACAAGAGAAAGTGCAAGaagcagaaggggaagaaagcatCACTGATGTCCCCTGCACGTCCCTTCACAGCCCCATTACTACTACAGTAAACAGCGAGTAACCCATTCCGGGTAGCTGCAATAACTAGGTGTGTGATTTTGCTTAAACTTCACTTTGGATTTAGGGAAGTGAGTCAGCTTACTCATAAGGCAGACTATGGCCTCTGTGCATCTTCCTGTTCCACCATTTCAGTGTGGGTTTGGTTGATGGGTCTTGAAAAGCCTCTTCGCCTGTCTGCCTCACAGCCCTCCCACTTCACCGAATCTGTGCTGATGTTAACTACAGCAGTGACTGTCCTCATGCAAAGAATGAGTATTTCTGATAGAATTCAACCTCAcctgactgaaaataaaattcaaattaatattttcattaaaaacaaataaataacatgTTCATCAGCACCTTACTACAAACAGTGAATCTAACCACCTTAGTGAGCAAGCTACAAACCAGTGCCTATACAAATGTAAACTACCACATTTTGAATACAGACACTTCACTGCAAGTCTCCTTCCAGGGCTTATATACCTTTTTACCAATGCAAAATTGATGCATAGATACCTCTACCACTTGGCCAACCTGAACTTTGATGAGATCTGCAGTACAAAAATTCTTACTGACAAAACACTTTAGACCAGTTTCTGCGCTTAGCACCATTGTTTCTTTCCTTATGAATGGCATTGCAAATAAGGTTTTTGAAATAATGAGAACATGCATAAAGTTCCTTAACAGTTCGTAACTATTTTGTGCCACTGCCAGCATACTAGGGTGTTATTTACTGTACCAAAATAGAAGATAATGCCCTAGAAAAGTTCAGACTCACGAGTAAAACTTTTGGAACAATTATCCAACAAGAAGTATATGCTGCCTTAAAGCTACAGGCATAATTCCCATTCTGACTGCACAAGAACCTGAGAAAATGCTCCATCACTTTAGGGAGGCTGACCATAAACTGTACAAACTTCCTGGGAAAACACTACTTAGAAATGCCTGGTTCCATTTACAGTTGTAGAAGTATGGAGTAACTCTGCTTGCTTCTACGTAATAAGAAACTAATAATCAGTAACAGCATTGCTTAAGCCTAGTGACAGTGATCTTTATTTCAGGTCTTGATTAAGCAAGTATACAAACATACACCCATGCTGGGGCTAGGCACACGGGACCTTCCTCCTCCATTCCCCACCCAATAAATAAATTATGGAAGCTGCGTGAGGCTGCCAGTACAAGTAAATTCCCTTCTGACCTGCACTTAGGCCCCACTTCCAGGGGTGTCAGCACCTTCCACATCACCTCTGTGTGCTTCCCAAGCAACACACAGAGTCAGGGCAATAACCACAGGAGCTGCATTAAGAACTCCTGctttgtgcagctgctgctcgcTTTTAGAGAACAATCACGGCCAGAGAGCCTTAAGCTCTGGCTTTGCTGCCCCGACAAGAGTTGTAGCTGAAATTATTAGGTGCTAAcctctgctgtcctgcagggGCCTGCCTCACATACCgggtgccagccctgcagcaggtgTGAATGTTACAACCCACTGAACTCACATCTGAATTGTAGTAGCCCTCGTTTCAGGCaagatcagaagaaaaagcaacatttcaaTTTGCCATACAGTTCATTTCCAAAGACTTTGGTTCAGTCTTGGCAACAGTGACTAGGCTACCTTCATGTAGCAGTTGTCTTCCTGAGCAAGAGCCTGtacaagtttcatttttttttcattcttcctgttGTATTCCCTCAATAATTCTACTGGGCTTTTTTTAACTACAGGTGCCAATCTGCAACCCTCACTGCAAATGGTGCAAGAATCAGGACAGAAGTCACCCACAAAAAGAGGAGGTGACACCTTATCTGAGCCCAGGGGCTCTGTGCTTTTTAAGTTCAGCCCAGTGCTGTCCAGTGATTCTTCTGGCAAGCTAGCTGCTGAGCCATACCTCCTGCCTACTGCATGCTTTATCATCTCTTTATTTTCCCCGGCATTTCTTAGGTGGTCATGCGTATGGCAGTTAAAGTCAGTATTTAGTCTGTTACTGTTGCTCTCTTGCATCCCTTTACCAGCACAGTTAAAGCTGCTAGCTTTAGTCCACTTCATAGTTCTTTCTCTGTTGTTAAAATACTGACAGTTCTGTTCCAACAAATGCAACAGCTGTTCGCCTCTGCTGGTATTTTCATCTTTGCTATTACTAGACAGCTCAGTAGAGTTGGTGATCCATAGGCTGCCATCACTGGTCCGCATGACATTTTCATTAGAGGCTAAACCTGGGACAACGCTGCAGTCAAAAGCCTGTACAATCAAACATACTTGGTCATCTGTCCTCTGGTCAGGTTCACAGATTATGGTACCTGCAGGGGTTTCTCTCAGGTTGTTGTACAAAAGATGAATGAAGGGTTCATACAGTGACCTAGAGATAACCTCACTGTCATTGTCACTGTATGTACCATTACATTTAAGTGCATTATCAAAAGGTTGATAACCAGGTGGTTGAAATCCAATGGGGCAAAAAattccatttgctttcttttgaagatTTTGATATGTTACTTgcttatgtatttctttttctggtagGAAAACTGAAGCACTCTCATTTACATGTGTGGGGGAAGATGGAAAATCAGCATGTTCTGAACAGGTGTTTTGAAACTCAAGCTCAGTGCAGGGAGATCTGTAGTTGGTATAACATGTCTGATTGCTAGGGGGTCCATAAATTTCATCTCCACAGCTAAGTTCTAGCGTCTCTGAAAACTGTGTCAAAGGTGGTGAGGAGcacatattttcaaaacacacaGTCAGGCTACTGTTAGCCATAGATGGAGACAGAAGGGTATCAAAGCTTTTATATACAGAGCTACTTGGTTCCTTGAATGCAGACACAAGAATATCAAAGCTTTTGTAGGCAGAACCACTGGGCTCCACAGATGAAGACATAAGGGTGTCACAGCTCTTGTAGGCAGAACCACTGGGCTCCACAGACGGAGAGATAAGGGTGTGAAAGCTCTTGTAGGCAGAACCATAGGGCTCCACAGACGGAGAGATAAGGGTGTGAAAGCTCTTGTAGGCAGAACCATAGGGCTCCACGGAGGGAGAGATAAGGGTGTGAAAGCTCTTGTAGGCAGAACCATAGGGCTCCACGGAGGGAGAGATAAGGGTGTCAAAGCTCTTGTAGGCAGAACCATAGGGCTCCACGGAGGGAGAGATAAGGGTGTCAAAGCTCTTATATGCAGAGCTACACAAACCCATGGATGGAGACACAAAGATATCAAAAC
Coding sequences:
- the IL4R gene encoding interleukin-4 receptor subunit alpha isoform X3 — its product is MARLPSAALHVLWILFFTYSTSEVMSAGHVREFACVTDYDKELVCHWKVPADINCSREFLLYYRKEFLSKQMSVCVPENEDNSLRCTCTICSDYFVSGLTYILTLQFNGTDMWNYSVTPALVVKPRAPKNLAIEKVENGNFNLTWEESYSPPSMLSGQPVIYEVKYWRKQHPTEVSVKTIKYQTKSFEITASSLRRGYDYAASVRCNYTDYPAYWSEWSDKVEFHYDYQVTAEDVLQMAVPVSCILIMAVSVTCYFCFTKVKKEWWDQIPNPAKSHLVVKNVKFSVLCYIDEIKFPFHDLKQSHMEYQISCKKCLVQSLPSQSFKGKDNIRNVEKSCSCHSKSGEWFPKGSSGVLTPETILIEESIEICECLTDIEAESQEETSDPITVFEPDENSVSALREHTEHNDALADMFLELLVDENVQDNKDPGIITASQDDYNCSTASKKSEQSEQSFESGYRSSSTNSASLDARDVQHMVHQSLSPCSSDNQHDLCVLIQQAPNKPSSLTRKDRISNPAHESFDIFVSPSMGLCSSAYKSFDTLISPSVEPYGSAYKSFDTLISPSVEPYGSAYKSFHTLISPSVEPYGSAYKSFHTLISPSVEPYGSAYKSFHTLISPSVEPSGSAYKSCDTLMSSSVEPSGSAYKSFDILVSAFKEPSSSVYKSFDTLLSPSMANSSLTVCFENMCSSPPLTQFSETLELSCGDEIYGPPSNQTCYTNYRSPCTELEFQNTCSEHADFPSSPTHVNESASVFLPEKEIHKQVTYQNLQKKANGIFCPIGFQPPGYQPFDNALKCNGTYSDNDSEVISRSLYEPFIHLLYNNLRETPAGTIICEPDQRTDDQVCLIVQAFDCSVVPGLASNENVMRTSDGSLWITNSTELSSNSKDENTSRGEQLLHLLEQNCQYFNNRERTMKWTKASSFNCAGKGMQESNSNRLNTDFNCHTHDHLRNAGENKEMIKHAVGRRYGSAASLPEESLDSTGLNLKSTEPLGSDKVSPPLFVGDFCPDSCTICSEGCRLAPVVKKSPVELLREYNRKNEKKMKLVQALAQEDNCYMKVA
- the IL4R gene encoding interleukin-4 receptor subunit alpha isoform X4; protein product: MGLICGITVLRQPWLVSVKTIKYQTKSFEITASSLRRGYDYAASVRCNYTDYPAYWSEWSDKVEFHYDYQVTAEDVLQMAVPVSCILIMAVSVTCYFCFTKVKKEWWDQIPNPAKSHLVVKNVKFSVLCYIDEIKFPFHDLKQSHMEYQISCKKCLVQSLPSQSFKGKDNIRNVEKSCSCHSKSGEWFPKGSSGVLTPETILIEESIEICECLTDIEAESQEETSDPITVFEPDENSVSALREHTEHNDALADMFLELLVDENVQDNKDPGIITGKNKTFENLESENPSQQNPKESAAQSWQPCDISHTLSIFTKASQDDYNCSTASKKSEQSEQSFESGYRSSSTNSASLDARDVQHMVHQSLSPCSSDNQHDLCVLIQQAPNKPSSLTRKDRISNPAHESFDIFVSPSMGLCSSAYKSFDTLISPSVEPYGSAYKSFDTLISPSVEPYGSAYKSFHTLISPSVEPYGSAYKSFHTLISPSVEPYGSAYKSFHTLISPSVEPSGSAYKSCDTLMSSSVEPSGSAYKSFDILVSAFKEPSSSVYKSFDTLLSPSMANSSLTVCFENMCSSPPLTQFSETLELSCGDEIYGPPSNQTCYTNYRSPCTELEFQNTCSEHADFPSSPTHVNESASVFLPEKEIHKQVTYQNLQKKANGIFCPIGFQPPGYQPFDNALKCNGTYSDNDSEVISRSLYEPFIHLLYNNLRETPAGTIICEPDQRTDDQVCLIVQAFDCSVVPGLASNENVMRTSDGSLWITNSTELSSNSKDENTSRGEQLLHLLEQNCQYFNNRERTMKWTKASSFNCAGKGMQESNSNRLNTDFNCHTHDHLRNAGENKEMIKHAVGRRYGSAASLPEESLDSTGLNLKSTEPLGSDKVSPPLFVGDFCPDSCTICSEGCRLAPVVKKSPVELLREYNRKNEKKMKLVQALAQEDNCYMKVA